The following coding sequences lie in one Phycisphaerae bacterium genomic window:
- a CDS encoding PD40 domain-containing protein translates to MAITRNLTIALLFTGGGIVPAWGAGPMGYYRQPAVCDQTVVFVAEGDLWKVSVTGGVATRLTSHPGEESWPRISPDGATIGFTAGYEGPLEVYTMPLAGGLPVRRSYDGEKKSVCGFSPDGRLLYATAGRTTLPGMQLMLVNLSGAGDVAADELLPLSQAAEGCFDDTGRTLFFTRFAFQGSSTKRYKGGTAQNLWRFDLNGPEAVPLTKDYAGTSKAPMWWSGRLYFASDRDGTMNLWSMRPDGSDLGQHTRHVGWDVIAPAMSGHRIVYQLGADLRLYDAAIELDKALAITLDSDLDQTREHWVKKPSEYITSAHVSPDGDRVALTARGQVFVAPRSQGRLAQVTRKEGVRYRDARFLPDGKTLLVMSDESGEVEFWKLPANGVGDDEQLTHDGDILRWGGLPSPDGKIIAHHDKNRRLFLYDCRSRQNRRIDESKYEDFADLCWSADSKWLAYVAYADNQFKRVRLYCTKTGEITDVTSDRFDSRDPAFSSDGKWLYLLSDRNLKSSTTSPWGNYQPEPFMDKKTEILLIALRADETRSPFAARDELHPDKAEKNDKTATTLPTGRSATQSAPGDTRNHRAALTTRSFLRRWLPAVQRPTSRPASRPATEARVDLAGIQSRLIKAPVPPGNYESLKVTEKALFWLSKTTGETSSLQAMEIGKETHEVKTVAPNVSRFELSQDGKKILVQTRGGGYHIIDANPAPADLGKNAVDLSRWSLSVIPRQEWRQMFIEAWRLERDYFYDPHMHGVDWKAVREKYRPLVDRVTSREELSDLLAQMVSELSALHIFVKGGDLRKGDDDIAPSSLGAVLARDPRAGGYRVGRVCQTDPDEPDLTGPLRKLEVDVKEGDVIEMVNGRPALGVPDIRVLLRGQAGQQVLLRIKPQTGGKSRDVIVVPISMEAERNLRYHDWEHSRRLIVEELGQGRIGYVHLRAMGDENWTEWSKGFYPVWDRQGLVIDVRNNRGGNIDPWILGRLLRKEWFYWADRFGRNPIGAMQYAFSGHVAVLCNERTSSDGEAFCDGIQRLKIGKVFGTRTWGGAIWLSANNFLVDRGIATAAESGTYGPDGNWLIEGRGLEPDVVVENLPHATFKGEDAQLRAAIEYLQKRIKEQPLTRPAPAKFPDKSLPKPAMTPS, encoded by the coding sequence ATGGCCATCACCCGAAACTTGACTATCGCACTGCTGTTCACCGGAGGCGGGATTGTCCCAGCTTGGGGGGCCGGGCCGATGGGCTACTACCGTCAACCCGCCGTCTGCGACCAGACGGTCGTTTTCGTGGCCGAGGGGGATCTGTGGAAAGTGAGCGTCACCGGCGGCGTCGCGACGCGACTGACCAGCCACCCGGGCGAGGAGTCCTGGCCGCGCATTTCGCCGGACGGCGCCACCATCGGCTTCACCGCGGGCTACGAAGGCCCGCTCGAGGTCTACACCATGCCCTTGGCCGGTGGTCTCCCGGTACGGCGAAGCTACGACGGCGAGAAGAAGTCGGTCTGCGGCTTCTCGCCCGACGGCAGGCTGCTTTACGCCACCGCCGGGCGGACCACCCTGCCGGGCATGCAGCTCATGCTCGTGAACCTGTCCGGAGCAGGCGACGTCGCAGCCGACGAGCTCCTGCCGCTCTCCCAAGCGGCCGAGGGGTGCTTCGACGACACCGGCCGGACCCTCTTCTTCACCCGGTTCGCCTTTCAGGGCAGTTCGACCAAACGCTACAAGGGCGGCACAGCCCAGAACCTCTGGCGGTTCGACCTGAATGGCCCGGAGGCCGTCCCGCTGACCAAAGACTATGCCGGCACCAGCAAGGCCCCCATGTGGTGGTCCGGCCGACTGTACTTCGCCTCCGACCGCGACGGGACCATGAATCTCTGGTCGATGAGGCCGGACGGCAGCGACTTGGGCCAGCACACCCGTCACGTCGGCTGGGACGTCATCGCCCCGGCCATGTCCGGCCACCGGATTGTCTACCAACTCGGTGCCGACCTGCGGCTGTACGACGCCGCGATCGAGCTCGACAAGGCCCTTGCCATCACCCTGGATTCCGATCTGGACCAGACCCGCGAACACTGGGTCAAGAAGCCTTCAGAGTACATCACCTCGGCACATGTCTCCCCCGACGGCGACCGGGTCGCATTGACCGCCCGCGGACAGGTCTTTGTTGCCCCCCGGTCGCAGGGCCGGCTCGCCCAAGTCACCCGGAAGGAGGGTGTGCGCTATCGTGACGCACGCTTCCTGCCCGACGGCAAGACGCTGCTGGTCATGTCGGACGAGTCCGGCGAGGTCGAGTTCTGGAAGTTACCGGCCAACGGCGTCGGCGACGACGAGCAGCTCACCCATGACGGCGACATCCTCCGCTGGGGAGGCTTGCCTTCACCCGACGGCAAGATCATCGCCCACCACGACAAGAATCGCCGGCTCTTCCTCTACGATTGCCGGAGCAGGCAAAACCGCAGGATCGACGAATCGAAATACGAGGATTTTGCCGACCTGTGCTGGTCCGCGGACAGCAAGTGGCTGGCCTATGTGGCCTATGCGGACAATCAGTTCAAGCGGGTCCGGCTGTACTGCACCAAGACCGGTGAGATCACTGACGTCACCAGCGACCGCTTCGACAGCCGCGACCCAGCCTTCAGTTCAGATGGCAAATGGCTCTATCTGCTGTCCGACCGGAATCTCAAGTCCAGCACCACCAGCCCGTGGGGCAACTACCAGCCCGAGCCGTTCATGGACAAGAAAACCGAGATCTTGCTCATTGCCTTGAGGGCCGACGAGACTCGCAGCCCCTTCGCGGCCAGGGATGAACTTCACCCCGACAAAGCCGAGAAGAACGACAAGACGGCCACAACCCTGCCTACCGGCCGGTCCGCAACCCAAAGCGCCCCGGGTGACACTCGGAACCACCGGGCCGCGTTGACGACCCGTTCCTTCCTCCGCCGATGGCTCCCGGCGGTCCAGCGACCTACAAGCCGCCCGGCAAGCCGGCCTGCAACCGAGGCCCGCGTGGATCTCGCCGGGATCCAGTCGCGACTGATCAAGGCACCGGTGCCACCGGGCAACTACGAATCGCTCAAGGTAACCGAGAAGGCCCTTTTCTGGCTGTCGAAGACGACCGGCGAAACCTCGTCGCTGCAAGCCATGGAGATCGGCAAGGAGACCCACGAGGTCAAGACCGTCGCCCCGAACGTGAGCCGATTCGAGCTGTCCCAGGACGGCAAGAAGATCCTGGTGCAGACCCGCGGCGGGGGCTACCACATCATCGACGCCAACCCCGCTCCGGCCGATCTGGGCAAGAACGCTGTCGATCTCTCCCGATGGTCGCTGTCGGTCATTCCTCGGCAGGAATGGCGGCAGATGTTCATCGAGGCTTGGCGCCTGGAGCGGGACTACTTCTACGATCCGCACATGCACGGTGTGGACTGGAAGGCGGTCCGGGAGAAGTACCGGCCCCTGGTGGACCGGGTCACGAGCCGGGAGGAGTTGTCCGACCTGCTCGCCCAGATGGTCTCGGAGCTCAGCGCTCTGCACATCTTCGTCAAGGGCGGCGACCTACGTAAGGGAGACGACGACATCGCCCCCTCGTCGTTGGGTGCGGTTCTCGCTCGCGATCCCCGAGCCGGCGGCTACCGCGTCGGGCGCGTCTGCCAAACCGATCCCGACGAGCCTGACCTGACCGGACCGCTGCGCAAGCTCGAGGTCGATGTGAAGGAGGGTGACGTCATCGAGATGGTCAACGGCCGGCCTGCGCTCGGCGTACCGGATATCAGGGTACTCCTTCGGGGCCAGGCGGGTCAGCAAGTGCTGCTTCGCATCAAGCCCCAAACCGGCGGCAAGAGCCGTGACGTCATCGTCGTGCCCATCTCCATGGAGGCGGAGAGGAATCTCCGGTATCACGACTGGGAACACTCCCGCCGATTGATCGTCGAGGAGCTGGGCCAGGGACGAATCGGCTATGTGCATCTCCGCGCGATGGGCGACGAGAACTGGACCGAGTGGTCCAAGGGCTTTTATCCGGTATGGGATCGGCAAGGGCTGGTCATCGACGTCCGCAACAACCGCGGCGGGAACATCGACCCCTGGATTCTGGGCCGGCTACTCCGGAAGGAGTGGTTCTACTGGGCCGATCGCTTCGGCCGCAATCCGATCGGAGCGATGCAATACGCCTTCTCCGGCCATGTAGCGGTGCTGTGCAACGAGCGTACTTCTTCCGACGGCGAGGCCTTCTGCGACGGCATCCAGCGACTCAAGATCGGGAAGGTGTTTGGCACGCGTACGTGGGGCGGTGCCATCTGGCTGTCCGCGAACAACTTCCTGGTGGACCGCGGCATTGCCACGGCCGCCGAGTCCGGCACCTATGGACCGGACGGGAACTGGCTGATTGAAGGCCGCGGCCTCGAACCCGACGTCGTGGTCGAGAACCTCCCGCACGCCACCTTCAAGGGCGAGGACGCCCAGCTCAGGGCCGCGATCGAGTACCTGCAGAAGCGGATCAAGGAGCAACCGCTAACCCGGCCCGCGCCGGCGAAGTTCCCGGACAAGTCGCTGCCCAAGCCGGCGATGACGCCGTCGTGA
- a CDS encoding IPT/TIG domain-containing protein: protein MVDENTIKAVTPPQLAGKVAVTVRNGTGEIGSLEDAFEYVPSVSPALGPTGGGTEVTILGTGFPDTGLLVLFDASPAVDVQVVNTTTVIAVTPPHAAGAVSITLKGVAEEDIVFADAFQYVGVITAEDGPRLVSAVATSNTTVLVTFSEAVGEGADDAARYSITQMNVNPESGRLIVQQAVPGVDGTTVLLTTASQNEVTYELHVTGIQDLAGNPLAAPELLVDPTRTEFAGKPFAAGTDDGTGIPDTDGDGLTDNVEQSGWMVAVELVSRTTVARTVTSDPNRKDTDNDGLSDAEELAIGSDPRNADTDGDMLEDAAEWNEWFSSPTDQDSDNDTLSDSIEVFFKTSPVLADTDGDQLSDTVELIERNRNPLIADLPRPQITVDEVRLDLKIRSQYTDEKGQAQAVTDATSASFSQSRSETKGRSDTTSTMAENTVGAKLGGEIGGSAEKGIFGRVWGESSYSNKESRGFTSTVSSEQVRSSQEQYQQSVARALIGSQRRAVTRSIDQAEIVANVNISNGSDIAFTVTNLEISVQQQDRRNSRQFRPIATLWPSTAITGDSPKYNLGPFDPERGPIIFRNVEVFPNLVDDLMREPTGLVFQVVNYDILDEFGRNFVFASQETNDRTAGITIDFGDGTVESYRIATASKFDSQGRALGITMERGLEIAGLTRVVGNDAPVVVIEDPVPAEIRDTYGTRIDDDGVERLTRIRRVQNDLRAVSAKDKRFWAILSSNTNLSPDASFSTIPLHAGDDFVLMFTRDVDRDNLFEREEYLYGCSDHSRDTDSDGLDDFFEVRTGWLVYRLPGLPYKAFPSPALADSDGDELPDDQERKFATDPNRADTDDDALSDLDESSGQIEIVLFDGDADDTNDWLLIVTPYSSWAITDGGNGLADTTATGDDLQVIPAGDAVAPGGVVIEPGPNGVMDTVPAGDDVANVTEAVANGPNSTCDTFAAGDDLQIVEPGDPALPGQVVVRAGPNGVIDSTPSPSGDDYIRVRHERLFSTNPLSQDTDGDGLGDGREVLVGTNPNARDAGKVIDSDGDGLFDDEEDAGWDVTVYAADGSFTTTENVKSNKNRPDTDLDGLPDVYERAIGSNPQRSDTDGDGLIDSAEFDPEDTDLYYSAAALRDAANRCANADHCAAPEVKPLAERLRSHVCKADTDGDTLSDYFELKLGWTVTVAGQPSHDVYSKPYASDSDGDGLNDAQEQTGMLTFGPTDPLLADTDGDTTNDNIEVNAGRLSDPCAKDKYLRFTIVSVVCERADDAYNAAGNYWLDMHYELYIQESTGVEQTVTVFGIVEFAENGTYAINKTYDFIIREDESVRLYTKNVYDEDDGNDDYFADINVSFRYEMIYPMLDKAEYQENDDGKLATHYKVEEIHGVP from the coding sequence GTGGTCGACGAAAACACGATCAAGGCGGTGACACCGCCTCAACTCGCCGGCAAGGTGGCCGTCACGGTGCGGAATGGCACCGGGGAGATCGGTTCTCTCGAAGACGCCTTTGAATACGTGCCCTCCGTGTCTCCGGCCCTCGGACCGACTGGCGGCGGAACGGAAGTCACGATTCTCGGCACTGGTTTTCCCGACACGGGTCTGCTGGTGCTCTTCGATGCTAGCCCTGCGGTGGATGTTCAGGTGGTCAACACAACCACGGTCATCGCTGTGACGCCGCCGCACGCCGCCGGTGCGGTGTCCATCACCCTCAAGGGCGTCGCCGAAGAGGACATCGTGTTCGCGGACGCATTCCAGTACGTCGGCGTGATCACCGCCGAGGACGGCCCGCGTCTCGTCTCGGCCGTGGCGACGAGCAACACCACGGTACTGGTCACGTTCAGCGAAGCGGTTGGCGAGGGCGCCGACGACGCGGCACGCTACAGTATCACCCAGATGAACGTGAACCCCGAATCTGGCCGGCTCATCGTTCAACAGGCCGTTCCTGGGGTAGACGGCACCACGGTGCTACTGACCACGGCCTCCCAGAACGAGGTGACCTACGAGCTCCATGTCACCGGCATCCAGGATCTTGCCGGTAACCCGCTGGCCGCCCCCGAGCTGCTTGTGGACCCGACGCGGACCGAGTTCGCAGGCAAGCCCTTCGCCGCCGGCACCGATGACGGGACCGGCATTCCCGACACCGACGGCGATGGACTGACGGACAACGTCGAGCAATCCGGATGGATGGTAGCGGTTGAACTGGTCAGCCGGACCACCGTCGCCCGCACGGTCACGAGCGACCCGAACCGCAAGGACACCGACAACGACGGCCTGAGCGACGCCGAGGAGCTGGCGATCGGCAGCGACCCACGGAACGCCGACACCGATGGAGATATGCTCGAGGATGCCGCGGAGTGGAACGAGTGGTTCAGCAGCCCGACGGACCAGGACAGTGACAATGACACGCTGTCGGACTCCATCGAGGTCTTCTTCAAGACCTCACCGGTCCTGGCCGACACGGATGGCGACCAGCTGAGCGACACGGTCGAACTCATCGAACGCAACCGGAACCCGCTGATCGCGGATCTGCCGCGGCCACAGATCACCGTCGATGAAGTTCGCCTCGATCTCAAGATCCGATCGCAGTACACCGACGAGAAGGGCCAGGCCCAGGCGGTCACCGATGCCACATCGGCGAGTTTTTCGCAGAGTCGCAGCGAGACCAAGGGTCGCAGCGACACGACCAGCACCATGGCTGAAAACACGGTCGGGGCGAAGCTGGGGGGCGAAATCGGGGGTAGCGCTGAGAAAGGCATTTTCGGCAGGGTCTGGGGCGAATCGTCATACAGCAACAAGGAATCGCGCGGGTTCACCTCCACGGTCAGCAGTGAACAAGTCCGCAGCTCCCAGGAGCAGTACCAGCAATCCGTCGCCCGCGCCCTGATCGGTAGCCAGCGACGCGCCGTCACCCGTAGCATCGACCAGGCCGAGATTGTGGCCAACGTCAACATCTCCAACGGCAGCGATATCGCCTTCACGGTGACCAATCTCGAGATCTCCGTTCAGCAGCAGGACCGCCGCAACAGCCGGCAGTTCCGGCCGATTGCGACGTTGTGGCCCTCCACCGCAATCACCGGCGATTCGCCGAAGTACAACCTTGGCCCCTTCGACCCCGAGCGCGGCCCGATCATTTTCCGCAACGTCGAGGTATTCCCGAATCTGGTCGACGACCTGATGCGCGAGCCCACCGGCCTGGTGTTCCAGGTGGTCAACTACGACATTCTCGACGAGTTCGGACGCAACTTCGTCTTCGCCTCGCAGGAGACGAACGATCGCACCGCCGGCATCACGATCGACTTCGGCGACGGCACCGTGGAAAGCTATCGCATTGCGACGGCCAGCAAGTTCGATTCGCAGGGCCGTGCCCTTGGCATCACCATGGAGCGGGGGCTCGAAATCGCCGGCTTGACCCGGGTTGTCGGCAACGATGCCCCCGTTGTGGTCATCGAAGACCCCGTACCCGCCGAGATACGCGATACCTACGGCACCCGGATCGACGACGATGGCGTTGAACGGCTGACCCGCATTCGCCGCGTCCAGAACGATCTCCGCGCCGTGTCCGCAAAGGACAAACGTTTCTGGGCCATCCTCTCGTCCAACACGAATCTGAGTCCGGATGCCAGCTTCAGCACCATCCCGCTGCACGCCGGCGACGATTTCGTCCTAATGTTCACCCGCGATGTAGATCGTGACAACCTGTTCGAACGCGAGGAATACCTGTACGGGTGCAGCGATCACAGCCGGGATACGGATAGCGATGGACTCGACGATTTCTTCGAAGTGCGTACCGGTTGGCTGGTATATCGTCTGCCCGGACTCCCGTACAAGGCGTTCCCAAGCCCGGCTCTGGCCGATTCGGACGGTGACGAATTGCCCGACGACCAGGAACGCAAGTTCGCGACCGATCCCAATCGCGCCGACACCGACGATGACGCCCTGTCAGACCTCGATGAGAGCTCGGGCCAGATCGAAATCGTGCTGTTCGACGGCGATGCCGACGACACGAACGACTGGCTGCTGATCGTCACGCCTTACAGCAGTTGGGCCATCACCGACGGCGGAAACGGCCTGGCCGACACTACGGCCACCGGCGACGACCTGCAGGTCATCCCGGCGGGAGATGCAGTCGCCCCGGGCGGCGTCGTGATCGAGCCCGGGCCGAACGGCGTCATGGACACGGTGCCGGCCGGGGATGACGTGGCCAACGTGACCGAAGCGGTCGCCAATGGCCCGAACAGCACCTGCGATACCTTCGCCGCGGGAGATGATCTGCAAATCGTGGAACCGGGCGACCCGGCGTTACCTGGACAGGTGGTCGTCCGCGCAGGACCGAACGGGGTGATCGACTCGACGCCCAGCCCCAGCGGCGACGACTACATCCGCGTCAGGCACGAGCGGCTGTTCAGCACCAACCCGCTCAGCCAGGATACTGATGGTGACGGCCTCGGCGACGGCCGTGAGGTGCTGGTCGGCACGAATCCGAACGCCCGCGATGCGGGCAAGGTGATCGACAGCGATGGCGATGGTCTGTTCGACGACGAAGAGGATGCCGGGTGGGATGTCACCGTCTATGCAGCGGACGGAAGCTTCACCACAACGGAGAACGTGAAATCTAACAAGAATCGCCCGGACACGGACCTCGACGGGCTGCCGGACGTGTATGAGCGGGCGATCGGCTCCAATCCCCAGCGGTCGGACACCGACGGCGACGGCCTGATCGATTCGGCTGAGTTCGATCCGGAGGACACGGATCTCTACTACTCCGCGGCCGCCCTGCGTGACGCCGCCAATCGCTGCGCGAACGCGGACCACTGCGCGGCCCCGGAGGTTAAACCGCTCGCGGAGCGGCTGCGCTCGCATGTCTGCAAGGCCGACACCGACGGCGACACGCTGAGCGACTACTTCGAACTCAAGCTGGGCTGGACCGTGACCGTGGCGGGCCAGCCGTCCCACGACGTGTACTCGAAGCCCTACGCTTCGGATTCCGATGGCGACGGGCTGAACGATGCTCAGGAGCAAACCGGCATGCTGACCTTCGGCCCCACCGATCCGCTGCTGGCCGATACGGACGGGGATACCACGAACGACAACATCGAGGTCAACGCCGGCCGTCTCTCGGACCCGTGTGCCAAGGACAAGTACCTGCGATTCACCATCGTCTCGGTAGTTTGTGAGCGGGCTGACGATGCCTACAACGCCGCTGGGAACTACTGGCTGGATATGCACTACGAGCTGTACATCCAGGAGTCGACCGGGGTGGAGCAGACGGTGACGGTCTTCGGCATCGTGGAGTTTGCCGAGAATGGCACGTATGCGATCAACAAAACGTACGATTTCATCATCCGAGAGGATGAATCGGTCCGCCTCTACACCAAGAATGTCTACGACGAGGACGATGGAAACGATGACTACTTCGCGGACATCAACGTCTCCTTCCGGTACGAAATGATCTACCCGATGCTGGACAAGGCGGAGTACCAGGAGAACGATGACGGGAAGCTCGCGACCCACTACAAGGTCGAGGAGATTCACGGCGTGCCGTAA